One window of Medicago truncatula cultivar Jemalong A17 chromosome 2, MtrunA17r5.0-ANR, whole genome shotgun sequence genomic DNA carries:
- the LOC25481021 gene encoding uncharacterized protein, translated as MSFVFNIWCCKLTLFLPFLSHSSTFSLPSPFSLSLSLFEVQSPAFHHAESCFSMPNLLITGGSARALVLELSNRRKLTILTSLRGLQVLSSFSCLNLERGSRKRIQATNPLLWLGKLVEKNRMDIKDKAPFIAKAEKLKEEYEKTMRAYNMGITEKNASEEEGSHKSKSEFDVLD; from the exons ATGTCATTTGTTTTCAATATTTGGTGTTGCAAGCTAACACTTTTTCTGCCTTTTCTCTCACACTCATCGACATTTTCTCTTCCTTCAccgttctctctctctctctctctctttgaaGTTCAATCACCAGCGTTTCACCATGCCGAAAGCTGTTTCTCGATGCCAAACCTGCTGATAACTGGTGGAAGCGCAAGGGCGCTGGTACTTGAACTAAGCAATCGAAGAAAGCTAACGATCCTAACAAGCCTAAGAGGTCTCCAAGTGCTTTCTTCGTTTTCAT GTCTGAATTTAGAGAGAGGTTCAAGAAAGAGAATTCAAGCAACAAATCCGTTGTTGTG GTTGGGAAAGCTGGTGGAAAAGAATAGAATGGATATAAAG GATAAGGCTCCATTCATTGCTAAGGCTGAGAAGTTGAAGGAGGAGTATGAGAAGACAATGCGTGCTTACAACATGGGAATT ACTGAGAAGAATGCTTCGGAAGAAGAAGGATCTCATAAGTCTAAGTCTGAATTTGATGTCTTAGACTGA